The Anguilla rostrata isolate EN2019 chromosome 18, ASM1855537v3, whole genome shotgun sequence genome has a window encoding:
- the LOC135244895 gene encoding calcium homeostasis modulator protein 1-like translates to MDKFRMMFQFLQSNQESFMNGICGIMALASAQLYSSFEFNCPCLPEYNFAYGIGMLIIPPVWFFLLGFVLNNNVSMLAEEWKRPTGKRRKDPTVLRYMFCSIAQRSFIAPAVWIAVTLMDGKSILCAFSVDIDLNQFTNGSHHNLSDDELVRLLAKIPCKDVFDGHEVFSREAVTRYLRCISQAFGWLFLLLMTSLAFMVRAVRPCFSQAAFLKTKYWSHYIDIERKMFDETCTEHAKSFAKICIQQYFESVSGEIRSFHSHRSGKKKEDGGKEEEDEKGEEEKLLGIRAQEDMNKVLWNWHTCKPSLSLRNETLPHGGAGETAPNGLPNGCHSPVPPKREWAAYYSKV, encoded by the exons ATGGATAAATTCCGCATGATGTTCCAGTTTTTGCAATCCAATCAGGAATCTTTCATGAACGGCATTTGTGGAATTATGGCGCTAGCCAGCGCGCAACTGTACTCCTCTTTTGAGTTTAACTGTCCCTGTTTACCGGAGTATAATTTCGCATACGGAATAGGGATGTTAATAATTCCACCGGTTTGGTTCTTCTTATTGGGATTTGTGTTGAATAATAACGTGTCCATGCTGGCGGAGGAATGGAAGAGACCGACGGGGAAGCGGCGAAAAGACCCGACCGTGCTGCGGTACATGTTTTGCTCTATTGCACAGCGTTCCTTCATTGCGCCAGCTGTGTGGATCGCAGTGACGCTAATGGACGGGAAGAGTATCCTTTGTGCTTTTAGCGTCGATATAGACTTAAATCAGTTCACAAACGGAAGCCATCACAACCTTTCGGACGACGAGCTGGTCAGATTATTGGCCAAAATTCCCTGCAAGGATGTTTTTGACGGCCACGAAGTTTTTTCGAGAGAAGCGGTTACCAGATATCTACGCTGTATATCCCAG GCTTTCGGCTGGCTCTTTCTGCTGCTGATGACCTCGCTGGCCTTCATGGTGAGGGCCGTCCGACCCTGCTTCTCTCAAGCGGCTTTCCTGAAGACCAAGTACTGGTCGCACTACATCGACATCGAGCGCAAGATGTTCGACGAGACCTGCACGGAGCACGCCAAGAGCTTCGCCAAGATCTGCATCCAGCAGTACTTCGAGAGCGTGAGCGGGGAGATCCGCAGCTTCCACAGCCACCGGTCCGGCAAGAAGAAGGAGGACGGCggcaaggaggaggaggacgagaagGGCGAGGAAGAGAAGCTGCTGGGCATCCGGGCGCAGGAGGACATGAACAAAGTCCTGTGGAACTGGCACACCTGCAAGCCGTCCCTCAGCCTGCGGAACGAGACGCTGCCACACGGGGGCGCCGGCGAGACGGCACCCAACGGGCTGCCGAACGGCTGCCACTCGCCCGTCCCGCCGAAGAGAGAGTGGGCGGCCTACTACAGCAAGGTCTGA